The DNA sequence ACGTCCTCGACGACCACCACCACGGTCTCGGCCGGCAGGGCAAGCTCGATCAGCGCCGCCAGGTCGGCCACCGGCTGCTGCGCGTCACGTACCGCGTCCAGGGTCGCCGTCCACGACACCGCCCGGGCCAGCGGATCGGTCATTCCGGGCAGCATCGCCGGCAGCGCGGCCGCCGACGCCGGGTCGAACCGCACCTTGGCGTACGTAAGGTCACCGTCGTTGACCAGCAGCAGGTCGGCCGCCGGCTCGCCGACCAGCGCCGGCACCAGGGTCCGCCCGCCGTCGACGTCCGGGGCCAGGTCCACCGCCAGCCAGCGCCGCCGCACCGACATCCGCCGGTCCCCGGTCGCCTCGGCGTCGAACAACCCCAGCCCGATCCGGTGCGGACGCAGCACCGGATGGCGCTGCGGCGCGGTCTGCACCAGGACGACCTCCCGGTATCGACCGGCCTCGTCGACGACCGTCTCGGCCCGGATCGTGTTCACCTGCGCCTGCCGCAGCCACCGCTCCGCCCAGCCGGACAGGTCCCGGCCGCTCGCCGCGGTCAACGCGTCGAGCAGGTCGGCCAGCGTGGCGTTGCCGAACCGGTGGGCGGCGAAATGCGCCCGTAGCCCGGCCAGAAACGGCTCGTCGCCCAGCCAGGCCACCAACTGGCGCAGCACCGACGCGCCCTTGGCGTACGAGATGCCGTCGAAGTTGAGCAACGCCCGCTCTGCGTCGGCGACCTCCTCCGGCGCCACCGGATGGGTCGACGGGCGCTGGTCCGCGGCGTACCCCCAGGATTTGTAGAGGATGCCGAAAGTCGTCCAGGCGTCGGTGAACCGGGTTGCCTCGGCGGTCACCCGCACCCCGAGGTACTCGGCGAACGACTCGTTGAGCCACAGGTCGTCCCACCACCGCATGGTGACCAGGTCGCCGAACCACATGTGGGCCATCTCGTGAGCGATGGTGGTGGCCCGCCGCTCGCGTTCGCTGTCGGTGACCGCCGACCGGAAGATGTGGTCGTCGCGGAAGGTCACCAGGCCCGGGTTCTCCATCGCGCCGGCGTTGAACTCGGGCACGAACGCCTGACCGTAGCCGCCGAACGGGTACCGGACGTCGAACAGCTCGTGGAACCGGTCCAGGCACTGCCGGGTGATCGTGAAGATCTCCTCGGCATCGGCGTCCAGGTACGCGGCGAGCGAACGCCGGCAGTACAGCGACAGCGGGACGCCGTCGTGCTCGGCGTGGCGGGCGTGGTACGGCCCGGCGATCAGGGTCACGAGGTACGTCGCCAGCGGCACCGTCGGCGCGAACTCCCAGCGCCCGTCCACCGGCGCGCCGACCGGCTGGCCGTTGCCGGCCACCGTCCACTGCGGCGGCGCGGTGACCCGTAGCCGTACCGGTGCCTTCAGGTCTGGCTGGTCGAAGCAGGCGAAGACGCGCGGCGCGTCGTCCAGAAACGACATGGCATACAGGTACGTCTCACCGTCGGCCGGGTCGACGAAGCGGTGCAGCCCTTGCCCGGAGTTGGAGTACGCCATCCGCGCCTCGACGGTCAGCGTGTTACGCCCGGCGAGCCCGGTCAGCGGCACCCGGTTGTCGTCGAGGCTCGCCGGGTCGAGGTCGACGTCGTTGAGCCGTACCCGGGTCAGTTTCGCCGGGGCGACCTCGACGAACGTCGCGGCTCCCGGCGCGGCCCGGAACTCGATCACGCTGGTCGAACCGAACTCGGTGTCGCCGATGGTCAGGTCGAGGTCGATCGTGTACGACTCGACGGTGATCGTCTCGGCGCGCTCGGCCGCCTCGACGCGGGTCAGGCTCGGCATCCGACCATCCTGCCGCACCCGCCCGGGGCGGCGGGCGTTAGCCTGTGCCGGTAACCGGGCGTGTACCGCCCGACATGTCCCGCGCGTGTTACCAGTATCTGTTTCCAGTATCGAAGGAGTCGACGATGGCGCAGCACCCCAAGGGCGATTTCGACCTGTCGCGGGCGGTGTGGCAGCGGGCCGAGGGCGACGCGTCCGAGGGCGCGGTCGAGATCGCGTTCGTCGACGATCTGATCGGGATGCGCAACTCGGCCGAGCCGGACGGTCCGATCCTGGTCTTCACCCAGGCCGAGTGGGACGCGTTCGTCGCCGGCGCCCAGGACGGCGAGTTCGACCTGGACTGACTCGGCGGTCGCGGCGGCCCGGGCCAGCGCGACCTGACCACTCGGCTGGCCGGAGGTGCGTGACAGTGGACCGCACAGGGCTGGTCAAGGCCCAAGCGTGGTCGGCGTTGCTCGACGCACTCCCCGCACACCAACGCTGAACAGCAGTGTCGGCCAACCCGTGGAAGTGGGACGAAACCCTGTACGCCGATAGCGACCCGCACCACCGCACCTGTTCGCCGATCGGCTGCCGGCGTGTCGTCCGGTTCTACATCAACTGATCTTGGCTGCCGAACGGGTCCCGGCCACCGAAGTCGATGCCGTACGAATGCCTGAGCTCGCCCGCCCTTGGCCTTGAGCTCGGCGTAGGTCTTGCGGGCGTCGTCGGTGGTGGAGCCGACGGTGAATGCACTCGTCCCCTTGGCGATCAGTTCGCGCACCTGCTCGGCGGTGCCGGCGTCCATCGCCGGTGGGCTGGGCTTCTCCAGGGAATGATCCGGTCCGGATCGTCGCCGGGCACCCGGACGGTCAGCCAGCGCATGACGACACGTGCGGGGCGGCCCGACGACGGTACGCCGTCGGCGACTCGCCGACGACATCGTGGACGTGCGACTGAAGGTGCCAAGGCTGGTGAACCCGACCCGGCCGACGGTTGGACTCCTCGACCGCCATGGCTCACGGCGCCGTTACATCAGCCGCCCGGACAGGATTCGCGTTCGCCGGAGAGCCACCGCTGTGCAGGTACGCGCACAACCCGAAGAATGTGCACGTACGTGCACAGCAGACATGCTGAGCGCGAACGCGCACAACAGCTCGGCCTGGGTCATCTCACCGTTGGCGAACCGTAGGGCCCGGATCGAATTGGTCACCCTGGTCGGTCTGCCCACCTGTCACCACCCCCGGCGGTACGCGACGATCTTGACGATCGCGCCGACCGACATCGACACCACGAACACCGCGTAGATGGCGTTGACGATCCAGAAATGGTCGAGCTCGGCCAGGGTCAGCCCGAGCGGCAGTACCATCCCGACCGACAGGATCAGCCCGGCGACGTAGTCGCCCCGGCGGTTGATGTCCTTGTCGCGGACGTCGATCTGGTACGTCTCGCTGGGTGCCGCCATCTCCACCACGATCCGTACCACCATCGCCGCGACGATGGCGACAATCTTTGACACTCCTGGACCGAGAGACACCGGTTACAGCAGGCGGGTCGGACCAGGACTACAGCGCGTCGTCGAGCAGGATGCGCCGCTGGTCGGTCGGTGTCACCAGGTGTACGCCGAGCAGCCGCACGCCGGCCTGCCCGCACACGTGGTACGCGGTGTGGAACCAGAGCCGGTCCGGGTCGCTGACCGCGCTCGAACCGGACCGGGTGAGCACCACCAGCATCGAGCCGTCACCCGCCCGTTCCGCGAGCGCGTTGGCGAAGATCCCGACCGCCTGGGCGCAGTCGTCCGGGTCGAGCCGCGCCGGCAGGTCGTCGACCGGACAGTGGACCTGCACGCGGTCCTCCGCGTCACAGAGAACGAACCGCACCCCGCGCCGACCCCGCTCCCACCGCTCTATCGCCGCAGCGAGATGAGCATCGATAGCCTCGGGGCTGTCCAGAACCGGCGAATCGCTCATGACCCGACATCGTCCACCATTCGCCCGGGATCGGCCACCCCGTCCGCCTCGCCGGGCACCATGAGCCAGGACGGTCAGGCCGCGGCGACCGGAACCCGCTTTTCAAAGCAGACGCTGTACGGATTGCCGACGTACTCGCCGTAGACCGGGATCCGGGCGTAGCCCGCCGACGCGTACAGGTGCAGCGCCACCGGCAGGTAGCTGCCGGTCTCCAGTCGGAAGACGGTGTGCCCGGCCGCGTACGCCGACTCCTCCAGCGCGGTCAGCAGGTGCCGTGCGATCCCCCGGCCCCGGTAGGCCGGTCGTACGTACATTTGTCTGATCTCGGCGGTCTGCGCGTCCAGCGCCTGGACGGCGCCACAGGCGACCGCCCGCCCGTCCAGCACGCACACCAGGTACCGGGCGTCGTCGTGCACCGGGTACCCGACCGGGTCGACCGGTCGGCCGGCACGCTCCGCCTCAGCCAGCTCGCGCTGCTGGGTCATGATCAGGGCGGCGACCTCCGGGTCGGTAGGCAGACGGCGCTCGATCAACACTCAGTCACGATAGACAAAGCGCGTTTCCCGAAGGTTTCGTCCAGTTGGCCGGGATCAGGCCTGATTCCGACAACCCGACGTTCAACTGCCACCAACCCGCTTGGTAACAGCCAGTTACCTCGATCCGTCCGGGTCGTCCTCGGTTGGCCGCTGCCGGCGGGCCTTGCGGTCCGCCAGCCGCTGCGCGGCGCTGGCCCGGCTCGACTGCTCCTCCAGCCGGACATCGGTGCCACGGGAGCTCGGCACATACTCGACGTCAGCGAAGTGGCTCGGCTGCCAGTCGAACTCCCACGAGCCGATCCGCACCAACGCACCCGGCTCGGCGCCCGCCTTGGCCAGCGCGTCCTCCACGCCCAGCCGGGCCAGCCGATCGGCGAGGAAGCCGACCGCCTCGTCGTTGTCGAAGTTGGTCTGCCGTACCCAGCGTTCCGGGCGGGATCCCCGGACCCGGTACCCGCCGTCGGCGACCGGCTCGACGGTGAATCCGGCGTCGTCGACGGCCGCCGGCCGCAGCACGATCCGAGTCGGCTCCAGCTCCGGGGCGGCCGCACGGGCGGCGGCGACCAGTTCCGCCAGGGCGTAGGTCAGCTCCCGCAGCCCTTCCCGGGTCGCCGTACTGACCTCGAACGCCCGCAGCCCGCGCGCCGCCAGGTCGTCCCGGACCAGCTCGGCCATTGCCCTGCCGTCCGGTACGTCGATCTTGTTCAGCACCACCAGCCGTGGACGGTCCGCCAGACCGCCGTACGCGGCCAGCTCCGCCTCGATCGCGTCGATGTCGGCCAGCGGGTCCCGCCCCGGTTCCAGGGTCGCCGTGTCCACCACATGGGCCAGCACGGCACACCGCTCGATGTGCCGCAGGAACTCCAGACCGAGGCCCTTGCCGGTGGCCGCACCGGGAATGAGCCCGGGTACGTCGGCGACGGTGAAGGTGTGCTCGTCGGCCCGGACCACCCCGAGATTGGGCACCAGTGTGGTGAACGGGTAGTCAGCGATCCTCGGCCGCGCCGCCGAGATCACCGAGATCAGCGACGACTTGCCGGCCGAGGGGAAACCGACCAGACCCACGTCGGCGACGCTCTTGAGCTCCAGTACGACATCGAGCTGCTCGCCCGGCTCGCCCAACTCGGCAAAGCCAGGGGCCTTGCGCCGGGCGCTGGCCAACGCGGCGTTGCCCCGGCCGCCCCGGCCACCCCGGGCGATCTCCAGGCTGGTGCCGGCGCCGACCAGATCGGCCAGCACCTCGCCGTCGAGACTCTGCACACTCGTCCCGTTCGGGACCTTGAGCACCAGGTCGGCGCCTTTGGCACCGTCCCGGTTGCCGCCCGCCCCGCCCTTGCCGTTCTCCGCCTTGGCGTGCGGCCGGAAGTGGAAGTCGAGCAGGGTGTGCACCTGCGGGTCGACGACCAGGGTGACGCTGCCGCCGTGCCCGCCGTTGCCCCCGTCCGGTCCACCGAACGGCTTGAACTTCTCGCGGTGGATCGAGACGCAGCCGTGCCCACCGTTCCCCGCCAGCACATGCAGTACAACCCGGTCGACGAAGGTCGTCACGGCCCTATCCTCTCCACTGCCGCCGGAGGGACCGGCGGACACGACAAAGCGGGCTGGGACCTCTGGTCCGCAGCCCGCTCGTCAGGTTGCTCGACAAGCGTCAGCCAGCAACGCCAGGGCGCCTGCCTGCGGCGGCGCTGTACGGCAGATGCTACTGCGCCGCCGGCACGATGTTGACCGTCTTGCGACCGCGCTTGGTGCCGAACTGCACCGAGCCGGCGGCCAGCGCGAACAGCGTGTCGTCGCCGCCCCGGCCAACCAGGTCACCCGGGTGGAACTTGGTGCCACGCTGACGGATCAGGATCTCGCCGGCGCTGACGACCTGACCACCGAACCGCTTCACGCCGAGACGCTTGGCCTCGGAGTCACGGCCGTTCCGCGAGCTGGACGCGCCCTTTTTGTGAGCCATGGCTGGTGCCTACTTCCCGTTCGAGATGCCGGTCACCTTGACCTGGGTCAGCGGCTGACGGTGACCCTGGCGCTTGTGGTAGCCGGTCTTGTTCTTGAACTTGTGGATCCGGATCTTCGGACCCTTGGTCTGCGCGGCGATCTCGCCGGTCACAGCGACCTGGGCAAGCTTGGTCGCGTCGGTCACCAGGTCGTCGCCATCGACGAGGAGCACCGCGGGAAGCGTCACCGCGTCACCGGGGACACCGGTGATCTTCTCGACCTCGATCACGTCGCCCTCGGCGACCTTGTACTGCTTGCCGCCGGTCTTGACGATCGCGTACATCGGACGCGGACTCCTGTCGTTTGTCGCTGGCGGATGGTGTTCGTGGCAGCTCGGTGGACCGTCGGCTACGCCGTGGGGAACGGACGCGGCGGTCTCGGACTGAGCAGTCACGGGCACGCGGGAACCTGGCGCACCGGGTGCGCCACCGGCAAGGGTACGCCATGCCGGTGGCAACCCTCAAATCGACCCCGGTCAGGGACGGGTCCGGCGGCGGGTGCCCCCGCTGCGACGGACCCGCCGCCGACCGCCGGCGGCGTGATCGGCCGCGGACGTGTCCTGGTCATCGTCGTCATCGGCGAGGTCGGGATCGTCCGCCCCGGCCAGGCGGACCGGTGCCGCGCCGTTGCCGTTCTCGACCACCGGATCCACCTCGTAGCGGGACAGGTCGTAGCCCATCGTCTCGTCCTCGTCCTCCGCGGTCGGATCGACCAGCGGTTGCGCTGCCGCGACGGGAACTTTGATCACGCCGGTGGTGGTCGGGGCAGCCTCGGCCGGACCGGTCGTCGGCTCCGTCACCGCCGGCTCCCGTACCGCAGGCTGCGCCACCGCCGCGTCGGCTTCGGCGACGCCGGCGACCACCACCACGTCGGCCGGCTCATCTGGCTGGTCCGCCCCGGTCACAGCCGTGACGTCAGGTGGATCGGTGACGTCGGGCGCAGAGGTGACATCAGGCTCAGAGGTGACATCAGGCGCCGGGGAGGTATCGTCCGCCGGTTGGTTGGCCTTGCGGCCCCGGCGGCGACCGCCGCCGGCCGTCGCACCACCCGTACCGCCCGTACCGCCACCGCTGGCCGGAGCTGCGGCGACCGCCTTCGCCCGGTCCCCGGCCCCAGTACCGCCCGACGAGCGCGGCTTCTCCGGCACCGGCTCGGTGTGGATGATCAGCCCGCGGCCCTTGCAGCAGTCACAGGTCTCGCTGAACGCCTCCAGCAGCCCGGCACCGATCCGCTTACGGGTCATCTGCACCAGACCCAGCGACGTGATCTCGGTGACCTGGTGCTTGGTGCGGTCCCGGCCCAGGCACTCGGTCAGCCGGCGCAGCACCAGCTCCCGGTTCGACTCCAGCACCATGTCGATGAAGTCGATCACCACGATGCCGCCGATGTCGCGCAGCCGTAGCTGGCGGACGATTTCCTCGGCGGCCTCCAGGTTGTTACGGGTGACCGTCTCCTCCAGGTTTCCGCCGGCGCCGGTGTACTTGCCGGTGTTCACGTCGATGACGGTCATCGCCTCGGTCCGGTCGATCACCAGGTGACCACCGGACGGCAGGAACACCTTGCGGTCCAGGCCCTTGAGGATCTGCTCGTCGATGCGCCGCTCGGCGAACACGTCCGCCACCGCGGCGTGCCGGCGCAGCCGGGCCAGCAGGTCCGGCGAGACGTGCGCGAGGTAGGACTCCACCATCTCGTACGCGGTGTCGCCCTGCACGACCAGTTCGCGGAAGTCTTCGTTGAACAGGTCCCGGACCACCCTGATGACCAGGTCCGGCTCCTCGTAGAGCAGCGTCGGCGCGCCGCCGGAACCCGCCTTGGCCTGGATGTCCTCCCACTGTGCCTGCAGTCGCTTGACGTCGCGGGACAGCTCGTCCTCGCTGGCGCCTTCGGCCGCGGTCCGCACGATGACCCCGGCACCGTCGGGCACCAACTTCTTGAGGATGTCCCGGAGCCGCTTGCGTTCGGTGTCCGGCAGTTTGCGGCTGATCCCGGAGGCGTTGCCGTTCGGCACGTACACCAGATGCCGGCCGGAGAGCGCGACGTGACTGGTGAGCCGAGCGCCCTTGTGCCCGATCGGGTCCTTGGTGACCTGCACCAGCACCGAGTCACCGGAACGCAGCGCCTGCTCGATGGACCGGGACCGACCTTCCAGGCCGGTGGCGTCCCAGTTGACCTCACCGGCGTACAGCACCGCGTTGCGGCCACGCCCCACGTCGACGAAGGCGGCTTCCATGCTCGGCAGCACGTTCTGCACCTTGCCGAGGTAGACGTTGCCGGCCATGGTGCCCGACGAGGCCCGGGTGACGTAGTGCTCGACCAGGACGCCGTCCTCCAGCACGGCGATCTGGGTCCGGTCACCGCGCTGGCGCACCACCATGTCCCGGTCGACGGCCTCCCGCCGGGCCAGGAACTCCGACTCGCTGAGGATCGGCGGACGGGTCCGCCGCTGCTCACGGCCGTCCCGACGGCGCTGCCGCTTCGCTTCCAACCGGGTCGACCCGGTGACGCCCTGCACCTCGTCGACGGTCTTGCGCGGTTCACGGATCTTGACGACGGTCGGCACGCCGTCCTCGGCGCCGGACTCGGCGTCGCCGGAGCCACGGCGGCGCCGCCGACGCCGCCGGCGGGTCGTGGAGTCGCCATCACCGTCGGCGTCGGCGTCGTCGGCCGACCCACTGTCAGCGGACGCCTCGGTCTCGTCGCCGGTGTCGGCGTCGTCCTCCTCCGCGCCGCCCTTGCCGCGGCCCCGGCCCCGGCGACCACGCCGCCGACGGCGCCGGCCGGCCGGCGTGTCGTCGTCATCGTCGTCCGTGTCGGTGTCGGTGGTCGCCGCAGCGGGCTGCTCCTGCGGCGCCTCGGCTGCTTCGGTGACGGCCTCGGCCGTCGGCTCGCTGTCGGCGCTACGCCGGCCCCGCCGACGCCGCCGCACCGGCTCGTCCTCGCCGGCCGCCTCGGCACCGTCGACGGCCCGGACAGCGGCCTCCGCTGGCGCCGGTTGACCGGCGTCGGTGGCGACCGGCGGGCTTTTCGGATCGGGCGCCATGAACAGTACGACCGGTGGGCCGGCTGCCGCTCTGCGGCGGCGGGACGGCGGCGCGGCGTCCGGCGTCGCAGCGGCGTCGTCGGTCGCCGGGCCGGGCTGGTCCACGGCGGCTCCCGGTTCCGCGTCGGAGGCGGCGGTGGCCGAGCCGGATTTCGCCGCCGAGCCGGACTTCGCCGACCGCCTGGTTGCCCGGGTCGGCGCCGGTTCGGTGGCCAGCGGCTCGGCGGCCGGGGATGGCTCGGCGGCCGGCGTCGCGGGACCGGCCGGCGGCGATGTGGCCAGTTGGGCAGCGGCTGCTCCCGGGGCGGGTTCGCTCTCCTCGACCGGCACCACGACGGCCGGCTCGGCCGCCTTCTTCCGCCGGGTCCGAGTGGTCTTCTTGACGGCCGGCTCGGCCGGCTCCGCTGCGGAGTCGGCCGGCGGGCCGGCGTTGTCGGCCGGGCCACCCGTACCGGTGGTATCCGCGCCGGTGGTGTCCGCTGCCGTCGAACGGCGACGGCGGGTCCGCGACACCGCAGCCGGTTCACCGGTGGCTGGTGCCGGATCGGCCGAACCACCGGTCGCGGCCGCATCGCCGCCGGTGGCCTCCGCCGGCTCGGCGGCCGCCGCCGCAGCCTTGCTGGTCCGCCGCCGCGTCGTACGGGCGGTTGTGGATCGGGTCACATCAGCGGTAGCGCCGGCCGGTTCGGTACCGGTCCGGTCCCCGCCCTCGGGCTCGTTTTCGAGCATTGGACGTTCTCCAGTTCTGGCCGCCCCGGGCGCGGGTGAGCGCTGCCACGCAGGGTTGCCGCAAAAAGTGATCCGGCGGACGCGCCGCTGAGCTTCCGGCCCGGTGGGGCGAAAGACCCGGAGGCAGACCGCCGAAGTCTGGCTTACTGAGCGCCGGCCGGAACACGGCTGGCGTTCACCGATGGCTGCCCAGCTCGATCCGCCTCCAACGGATCGACGATCTCCCCCTGCGCGGTCAGTGTTCCCTGCGCTAGCCGGGTCACTCGGGGCGGCACCGGCGGCTCCAGGTCGGCCATGACGCGCAGGCCGGAGAGGACGTCATCGGGTCGTACCGACGGGGTGACCTGCCGGACGACTAGGTCGAGTATCGCACACGGCACCGAGCTGACCTCGGAAGGTAGGCCGCTGCCCGGACCGGCACCCGGTCCGTCGGTGTTGTCGGGCCGGTCGGCGACCACGATCCGCACCACTGCGGCACGGGCGTCGAAGGTCCGTCGGCCCTGCTTGGTCAACCGCTCCACCAGCACCTCCTCGGCGGCGGCGAACGTCGCCACCGCCCGGCCGGCCGACTCCGGATCGACCTCGGGCAGCTCGATCCGCCACCGCGACGCGTCGATCCGGTCGGCCAGGCTGCCGCCGGTCGCCTCGACCGCCTCCAGAACGTCGAGACCGGGCGACAGCGCGGCGTCGAGCGCCACCCGCAGCCGGTCGGGATCGACCTGCTGCTGCAGACCGATCTCCAAGTACTCGGCCTCGCTGGCGACACCGGTCGGGGCCGCGCTCGCGTAGGAGATCTTGGGGTGCGGGGTGAATCCCTGAGAGAAGGCGACCGGGACACCGCCCCGACGCAGTGCCCGTTCGAACGCCCGGGCGAAGTCGCGGTGCGAGGTGAACCGCAGCGGGCCGCGCTTGGCGTACCGGATCCGGATCCGTTGCACGACCGGTGCCTGGCCGCCTGCCGGTTGTGGCTTCCTGCTGATCGTGATGCTCCTCGGAAGGGGTAGGGAACGTCGTTCATCCTCACCCGGATGGGTGCGGCGCGCCAGTCAGCCCGCCGCCGGGGTCCGCAGGCCGGTGTTGACCGGCGTCAGCGGCAGCAGCTTCTGCCCGGTCGGACCGATCTGGATCTCAGTATCCATTGACGGACAGACACCGCAGTCGAAACAGGGCGTCCACCGGCAGTCATCCTGCTCGTACTCGCCCAACGCGTCCTGCCAGTCCTGCCAGAGCCAGTCCTTGTCCAGCCCCGAGTCCAGGTGATCCCAGGGCAGCACCTCGGTGGCGTCCCGGTCGCGGACCGTGAACCAGTCCAGGTCGATCCCGTACGCCGGCAGCGTGTCAGCGGCCGCGTCGACCCACCGCTGGTACGAGAAGTGCTCGCTCCAGCCGTCGAACCGGCCGCCGGACTCCCAGACCCGGCGGATCACCGCGCCGACCCGCCGGTCACCGCGCGACAGCAGCCCTTCGATCAGTGACGGCTCACCGTCGTGGTAGCGGTAGCCGATCGCCCGGCCGAGCGACCGGTCGGCGTTGATCGCCTGTTTGAGCAGCCGCAACCGGTTGTCGATCACCTCCGGGCGCTGCATTGACGCCCACTGGAACGGGGTGTGCGGTTTGGGCACGAACCCGCCGATCGACACCGTGCAGCGGATGTCCTTGGAGCCGGTCGCCGCCCGGCCCGCCTTGATCACCTCGTGGGCGAGTCGGGCGATCTGCAGCACGTCCTCGTCGGTCTCGGTGGGCAGCCCGCACATGAAGTAGAGCTTCACCTGACGCCAGCCGTTGGTGTACGCGGTCACCACCGTGCGGATCAGGTCCTCCTCCGAGACCATCTTGTTGATCACCCGGCGGATCCGCTCCGAGCCGCCCTCCGGGGCGAAGGTCAGCCCGGTACGCCGACCGTTGCGGGACAGCTCCTGCGCGAGCTCGATGTTGAACGCGTCGACCCGCGTCGACGGCAGCGACAGCGACACGTTCGTGCCCGCGTACTGCTCGGCCAGGCCGGAGCACATGTCGCCGATCTCCGAGTGGTCGGCCGAGGACAGCGACAACAGACCGACCTCGTGGAAACCGGAGTACTCCAGGCCGTCGGCGACCATCTGGCCGACCGTGGTGATGGACCGCTCCCGCACCGGACGGGTGATCATGCCAGCCTGGCAGAACCGGCAGCCGCGCGTACAGCCGCGGAAGATCTCCACCGCGTAGCGTTCGTGGACCGTCTCGGCCAGCGGCACGATCGGCTTCTTCGGGTACGGCCAGGCGTCCAGGTCCATGGTGGTGCGCTTGTGCACCCGGAACGGCACGTCCGCCCGGTTCGGCACCACCCGCTGGATCCGGCCGTCCGGCAGGTAGTCCACGTCGTAGAAGCGCGGCACGTAGATGCTCTCCGTACGAGCCAGCCGCAGCAGCAGCTCGTCGCGCCCGCCCGGCGACCCTTCGGCCTTCCACTGCCGGACGATGCCGGTGATCTCCAGGACGGCTTCCTCGCCGTCGCCGAGCACCGCCGCGTCGATGAAGTCGGCGATCGGCTCCGGGTTGAACGCGGCGTGCCCACCGGCCAGCACCACCGGGTGTGAGTCGTCCCGGTCGGCGGCGGACAGCGGGATCCCGGCCAGGTCGATCGCGGTCAGCAGGTTCGTGTAACCCAGCTCGGTGGCGAACGAGACACCGAAAACGTCGAAGTCGCCGACCGGCCGGTGTGCGTCGACGGTGAACTGCGGCACCCCGTGCGCCCGCATCAGCCGTTCCAGGTCCGGCCAGACCGCGTAGGTCCGTTCGGCCAGCACGTCGGGCTGCTCGTTGAGCACCTCGTACAGGATCTGCACGCCCTGGTTCGGCAGG is a window from the Solwaraspora sp. WMMD792 genome containing:
- the pepN gene encoding aminopeptidase N, giving the protein MPSLTRVEAAERAETITVESYTIDLDLTIGDTEFGSTSVIEFRAAPGAATFVEVAPAKLTRVRLNDVDLDPASLDDNRVPLTGLAGRNTLTVEARMAYSNSGQGLHRFVDPADGETYLYAMSFLDDAPRVFACFDQPDLKAPVRLRVTAPPQWTVAGNGQPVGAPVDGRWEFAPTVPLATYLVTLIAGPYHARHAEHDGVPLSLYCRRSLAAYLDADAEEIFTITRQCLDRFHELFDVRYPFGGYGQAFVPEFNAGAMENPGLVTFRDDHIFRSAVTDSERERRATTIAHEMAHMWFGDLVTMRWWDDLWLNESFAEYLGVRVTAEATRFTDAWTTFGILYKSWGYAADQRPSTHPVAPEEVADAERALLNFDGISYAKGASVLRQLVAWLGDEPFLAGLRAHFAAHRFGNATLADLLDALTAASGRDLSGWAERWLRQAQVNTIRAETVVDEAGRYREVVLVQTAPQRHPVLRPHRIGLGLFDAEATGDRRMSVRRRWLAVDLAPDVDGGRTLVPALVGEPAADLLLVNDGDLTYAKVRFDPASAAALPAMLPGMTDPLARAVSWTATLDAVRDAQQPVADLAALIELALPAETVVVVVEDVLRLSRSVIDRYAHPVDRPVLRSRLGAACTRLLAVAGPGTSVQLAAARGAITASGDADWLRGWLTGRVVPAGLTVDADLRWLLLYRLAACGGVGATEIDDEAGRDRSAAGEQWAAKCRAAVPDPAAKERAWQTIVTDTRLSNRLVEAYAEGFWQPEQIELTASYVDRYFVDLPAATRRRTAWLADRVAESAFPQFAVSERTRAAATAMLARDDLTAGLRRVVTDATDELDRALTARRRYPAAAGAGPA
- a CDS encoding DUF397 domain-containing protein — translated: MAQHPKGDFDLSRAVWQRAEGDASEGAVEIAFVDDLIGMRNSAEPDGPILVFTQAEWDAFVAGAQDGEFDLD
- a CDS encoding GNAT family N-acetyltransferase produces the protein MLIERRLPTDPEVAALIMTQQRELAEAERAGRPVDPVGYPVHDDARYLVCVLDGRAVACGAVQALDAQTAEIRQMYVRPAYRGRGIARHLLTALEESAYAAGHTVFRLETGSYLPVALHLYASAGYARIPVYGEYVGNPYSVCFEKRVPVAAA
- the obgE gene encoding GTPase ObgE translates to MTTFVDRVVLHVLAGNGGHGCVSIHREKFKPFGGPDGGNGGHGGSVTLVVDPQVHTLLDFHFRPHAKAENGKGGAGGNRDGAKGADLVLKVPNGTSVQSLDGEVLADLVGAGTSLEIARGGRGGRGNAALASARRKAPGFAELGEPGEQLDVVLELKSVADVGLVGFPSAGKSSLISVISAARPRIADYPFTTLVPNLGVVRADEHTFTVADVPGLIPGAATGKGLGLEFLRHIERCAVLAHVVDTATLEPGRDPLADIDAIEAELAAYGGLADRPRLVVLNKIDVPDGRAMAELVRDDLAARGLRAFEVSTATREGLRELTYALAELVAAARAAAPELEPTRIVLRPAAVDDAGFTVEPVADGGYRVRGSRPERWVRQTNFDNDEAVGFLADRLARLGVEDALAKAGAEPGALVRIGSWEFDWQPSHFADVEYVPSSRGTDVRLEEQSSRASAAQRLADRKARRQRPTEDDPDGSR
- the rpmA gene encoding 50S ribosomal protein L27 encodes the protein MAHKKGASSSRNGRDSEAKRLGVKRFGGQVVSAGEILIRQRGTKFHPGDLVGRGGDDTLFALAAGSVQFGTKRGRKTVNIVPAAQ
- the rplU gene encoding 50S ribosomal protein L21; translated protein: MYAIVKTGGKQYKVAEGDVIEVEKITGVPGDAVTLPAVLLVDGDDLVTDATKLAQVAVTGEIAAQTKGPKIRIHKFKNKTGYHKRQGHRQPLTQVKVTGISNGK
- a CDS encoding TIGR03936 family radical SAM-associated protein, with translation MQRIRIRYAKRGPLRFTSHRDFARAFERALRRGGVPVAFSQGFTPHPKISYASAAPTGVASEAEYLEIGLQQQVDPDRLRVALDAALSPGLDVLEAVEATGGSLADRIDASRWRIELPEVDPESAGRAVATFAAAEEVLVERLTKQGRRTFDARAAVVRIVVADRPDNTDGPGAGPGSGLPSEVSSVPCAILDLVVRQVTPSVRPDDVLSGLRVMADLEPPVPPRVTRLAQGTLTAQGEIVDPLEADRAGQPSVNASRVPAGAQ
- a CDS encoding TIGR03960 family B12-binding radical SAM protein; the encoded protein is MGVPAGTAPTATVGGPTARSVWPRLEPLLPQVSKPIQYVGGELGAVAKDWDAATVRWALMYPDAYEVGLPNQGVQILYEVLNEQPDVLAERTYAVWPDLERLMRAHGVPQFTVDAHRPVGDFDVFGVSFATELGYTNLLTAIDLAGIPLSAADRDDSHPVVLAGGHAAFNPEPIADFIDAAVLGDGEEAVLEITGIVRQWKAEGSPGGRDELLLRLARTESIYVPRFYDVDYLPDGRIQRVVPNRADVPFRVHKRTTMDLDAWPYPKKPIVPLAETVHERYAVEIFRGCTRGCRFCQAGMITRPVRERSITTVGQMVADGLEYSGFHEVGLLSLSSADHSEIGDMCSGLAEQYAGTNVSLSLPSTRVDAFNIELAQELSRNGRRTGLTFAPEGGSERIRRVINKMVSEEDLIRTVVTAYTNGWRQVKLYFMCGLPTETDEDVLQIARLAHEVIKAGRAATGSKDIRCTVSIGGFVPKPHTPFQWASMQRPEVIDNRLRLLKQAINADRSLGRAIGYRYHDGEPSLIEGLLSRGDRRVGAVIRRVWESGGRFDGWSEHFSYQRWVDAAADTLPAYGIDLDWFTVRDRDATEVLPWDHLDSGLDKDWLWQDWQDALGEYEQDDCRWTPCFDCGVCPSMDTEIQIGPTGQKLLPLTPVNTGLRTPAAG